In Nitrosospira briensis C-128, a genomic segment contains:
- a CDS encoding RelA/SpoT family protein codes for MRARGLPDSSATLPEANFLFRELSSYLKREDVSELQNAYLFSQSAHSGQFRKSGEPYISHPLAVASILGKLRLDTQTLAAALLHDVMEDTHVSKAEISNRFGKSVADLVDGVSKLDKIEFQTHADAQAENFRKMLLAMARDVRVILIKLADRLHNMRTLEAMRAEKRRRIARETMEIYAPIANRLGLNNIYHELQDLSFRYLFPTRYRVLANATKAARGNRREMVTKILDTIKQRLKVAGLDAEVTGREKQLYSIYTKMVEKNLTFSEILDIYGFRVIVKDVPSCYIALGALHSLYNPIPGKFKDYIAIPKGNGYQSLHNTLWGPYGTPIEVQIRTPEMHRIAEAGVASHWLYKSTDADLNDLHMKTHQWLQSLLETLSDSTDSLEFLEHLKVDLFPGEVYVFTPQGKILALPKESTAVDFAYAVHTDIGDCCVAAKINGENAPLRTMLRSGDRVEIVTASHAKPNPAWLNYVGTGKARSHIRRFLKTMQYEESAKLGERLLNQALISLKVDPETITAAQWEKLARESGAKSKTDLLADMGLGKHLPAVIARRLAVPGESASGPNGTGGVITILGTEGMAVQFAKCCRPIPGDSIVGFIKKDQGLVIHTHDCPAALKNRGNSENWLDVAWGKDISRQFEVSIKLLVADQRGVLARVAAAIAEAGSNIDNVAMDEDEGEGTYTTMNFMLQVRNRHHLAQVMRSLRRIPEVAKITRMKS; via the coding sequence ATGCGAGCACGAGGTCTGCCGGATTCTTCTGCTACCTTGCCTGAGGCGAATTTCCTTTTTCGCGAGCTGTCGAGCTACCTTAAGCGGGAGGATGTTTCCGAACTTCAGAACGCCTACCTTTTCAGTCAAAGCGCCCACTCCGGGCAATTCCGAAAATCCGGCGAACCCTATATCTCCCATCCGCTGGCGGTAGCCAGCATACTCGGCAAATTACGCCTGGACACCCAGACGCTGGCAGCCGCGCTACTGCACGATGTGATGGAGGATACGCATGTCTCCAAAGCCGAGATCAGTAATAGATTTGGCAAATCGGTTGCGGATCTGGTGGACGGTGTTTCGAAGCTCGACAAGATCGAGTTCCAGACCCATGCGGATGCACAGGCGGAAAATTTCCGCAAAATGCTGCTGGCCATGGCGCGGGACGTGCGCGTCATACTTATCAAATTGGCGGACCGCCTGCACAACATGCGTACGCTGGAAGCGATGCGGGCAGAGAAACGGCGCCGTATCGCGCGCGAAACCATGGAAATCTACGCCCCTATCGCCAATCGGCTGGGGCTCAACAATATCTATCATGAGCTGCAGGATCTAAGCTTCCGTTACCTGTTCCCGACGCGTTACCGTGTTCTGGCCAACGCCACCAAGGCGGCCCGCGGAAATCGCCGGGAAATGGTCACGAAAATCCTGGATACGATCAAGCAGCGTCTTAAAGTGGCAGGGCTGGATGCCGAGGTGACGGGGCGAGAAAAGCAGCTCTATAGTATCTACACGAAAATGGTGGAGAAGAATCTCACATTCTCCGAGATCCTCGATATCTACGGCTTTCGCGTCATTGTCAAAGACGTACCCTCGTGTTATATCGCACTGGGTGCATTGCACAGCCTCTACAATCCCATCCCCGGAAAATTCAAGGACTATATCGCCATCCCCAAGGGAAATGGCTACCAGTCGTTGCACAACACCTTGTGGGGACCCTACGGCACGCCCATCGAAGTGCAAATTCGCACTCCCGAAATGCATCGAATCGCCGAGGCAGGTGTCGCATCTCACTGGCTCTACAAGAGTACGGATGCAGATCTCAACGACCTGCACATGAAAACCCACCAGTGGTTGCAGAGCCTGCTGGAGACGCTCAGCGATTCCACCGATTCGCTGGAATTCCTGGAACATCTCAAAGTTGACCTGTTTCCCGGAGAGGTCTACGTATTTACGCCCCAAGGCAAGATATTAGCGCTACCGAAAGAATCCACCGCGGTGGACTTCGCCTATGCAGTGCATACCGACATCGGGGATTGCTGCGTGGCGGCAAAAATAAACGGCGAAAATGCGCCGCTGCGCACCATGCTCCGAAGCGGCGACCGCGTGGAGATCGTGACTGCGTCACATGCAAAACCCAATCCTGCCTGGCTTAATTACGTGGGCACCGGCAAGGCACGCTCGCATATCCGCCGTTTTCTCAAGACCATGCAATATGAAGAGTCGGCCAAACTGGGGGAGCGCTTGCTGAATCAAGCTTTAATTTCGCTCAAGGTCGATCCCGAAACGATAACTGCGGCGCAGTGGGAAAAACTGGCACGTGAGAGCGGGGCTAAATCCAAGACGGATTTACTGGCGGATATGGGGCTGGGCAAGCACCTGCCGGCGGTAATTGCCAGACGGCTGGCGGTTCCGGGAGAATCCGCCTCCGGCCCGAATGGGACCGGAGGTGTCATCACCATACTTGGCACAGAAGGCATGGCAGTGCAGTTTGCGAAATGCTGCCGCCCCATCCCGGGGGATTCCATTGTTGGCTTTATCAAGAAAGATCAGGGGCTTGTGATTCATACCCATGACTGCCCGGCCGCTTTAAAAAACCGCGGTAACTCGGAAAACTGGCTGGACGTGGCTTGGGGCAAGGATATCAGCAGGCAGTTCGAGGTCAGCATCAAGCTGCTGGTGGCCGATCAACGTGGTGTGCTGGCGAGAGTGGCCGCTGCGATCGCCGAGGCCGGATCCAATATTGACAATGTTGCCATGGACGAAGATGAAGGAGAGGGTACGTACACAACCATGAATTTCATGTTGCAGGTCCGTAACCGCCATCATCTGGCGCAAGTGATGCGCAGCTTGAGGCGTATTCCCGAAGTGGCGAAAATCACCCGCATGAAGAGCTGA
- the rpoZ gene encoding DNA-directed RNA polymerase subunit omega, translated as MARITVDDCLKKIPNRFDMTLVATVRARQLSVGGTPMVESARDKPTVIALRELAQGRVGIELLTMGPI; from the coding sequence ATGGCGCGTATTACCGTTGACGATTGTTTGAAAAAAATTCCCAACCGCTTCGATATGACGTTGGTCGCGACCGTTCGTGCAAGACAGCTTTCAGTGGGGGGCACCCCCATGGTGGAGTCCGCGCGGGATAAACCCACCGTCATTGCATTGCGCGAACTTGCACAAGGAAGAGTGGGAATTGAACTCCTCACAATGGGTCCCATTTGA
- the gmk gene encoding guanylate kinase — MIITPGDLYIISAPSGAGKTSLVKALLQTGIDLSLSISYTSRPARPEEIDGRDYHFIRREIFEQRLKQDEFLESAQVYGNFYGTSKRWINETVASGRDVLLEIDSQGAHQVQKVFSQAVKIFILPPSLEVLEMRLRQRAQDSLEAIGRRLAAARDEISHAGEYDYVIINDRLDKALQDLKCIVQAERLRMTKQLARHHGLVAQLGRTLSP, encoded by the coding sequence ATGATCATAACGCCGGGTGACTTATATATTATCAGTGCCCCATCAGGCGCGGGAAAAACCAGCCTGGTCAAAGCCCTGCTTCAAACCGGTATCGACCTGAGCCTGTCAATTTCATACACCTCGCGGCCGGCGCGTCCTGAAGAAATCGACGGTCGCGATTATCATTTTATACGCCGGGAGATTTTCGAGCAGAGGCTGAAACAGGACGAGTTTCTGGAAAGTGCGCAAGTTTACGGAAATTTCTATGGCACTTCAAAACGTTGGATCAACGAAACCGTAGCTTCGGGACGCGACGTTCTGCTGGAAATTGATAGCCAAGGCGCTCATCAGGTGCAAAAGGTTTTTTCTCAGGCAGTGAAAATTTTTATTCTGCCTCCTTCGCTCGAGGTGCTGGAAATGCGCTTGCGGCAACGGGCTCAGGATAGTCTCGAAGCGATCGGACGCCGCCTGGCGGCGGCCCGCGACGAAATCAGCCATGCCGGCGAGTATGACTATGTTATCATCAATGACAGGCTGGACAAGGCATTACAGGATTTGAAGTGCATTGTACAAGCCGAGCGCTTGAGAATGACGAAACAGCTTGCCCGCCACCATGGTCTGGTGGCGCAACTCGGCAGAACGCTTTCTCCATAA
- the trxC gene encoding thioredoxin TrxC, with product MSDSSHLVCPHCQAINRVPTARLDQKPGCGQCHQPLFTGHPVELTTSTFARHLNHNDIPLVVDFWAPWCGPCKMMAPAFVQAAAMLEPLVRVAKVNTDTEQALGTQYSIRSIPTLILFKDGHEVARQAGALTTQDIVRWVRAH from the coding sequence ATGAGCGACTCCTCTCACCTCGTATGCCCTCACTGTCAAGCGATCAATCGTGTGCCGACTGCGCGACTCGACCAGAAACCCGGTTGTGGGCAGTGTCACCAACCTTTGTTCACGGGCCATCCAGTAGAGCTCACCACGTCCACATTCGCACGACACCTAAACCACAATGATATACCGCTGGTAGTGGATTTCTGGGCGCCGTGGTGCGGGCCATGCAAGATGATGGCTCCAGCCTTCGTGCAAGCCGCGGCAATGCTGGAGCCGCTTGTCCGTGTAGCCAAGGTGAACACCGATACCGAGCAAGCGTTGGGTACGCAATACAGCATCCGCAGCATCCCTACTTTGATTCTGTTTAAAGACGGGCATGAAGTGGCGCGGCAGGCCGGTGCTTTGACAACACAGGATATTGTGCGCTGGGTTCGTGCACATTAA
- a CDS encoding SDR family NAD(P)-dependent oxidoreductase → MKTSIKTHEGHVALVTGAAQGIGQAIALALAERGAEVIATDLTLPHQTVDKIGRSAHAFQLDVTEEEDWRSVSLKSRDIGEVDIVVNNAGYFPNRSIDELDLPTWRKTMATNLDSHFLSVKYFLPTMRKKKWGRFVGISSNMVGLAIPGMSHYIASKMGIIGFMRGLANDVANDGITANAVLPGLTNTVAIRPQSEEQKRSTWKQQAIKRLGKPEDVTGAVLFLTSNDAAFITGQVIVVDGGQYRIG, encoded by the coding sequence ATGAAAACCTCGATAAAGACACACGAAGGACACGTGGCCTTGGTGACCGGCGCCGCCCAAGGTATCGGACAAGCGATCGCATTGGCACTCGCGGAACGGGGCGCGGAAGTGATTGCGACGGACCTCACGCTTCCGCACCAGACCGTGGACAAGATCGGCCGATCGGCGCACGCGTTTCAACTTGACGTGACAGAGGAAGAGGACTGGCGTTCGGTATCCCTTAAGAGCCGCGATATCGGCGAGGTGGATATCGTTGTAAACAATGCGGGTTATTTTCCAAATCGCTCTATCGACGAACTGGATCTGCCGACGTGGCGGAAGACGATGGCCACGAATTTGGACTCACACTTCTTAAGTGTGAAGTATTTCTTGCCAACAATGAGGAAGAAGAAGTGGGGCCGCTTCGTCGGCATATCGTCAAACATGGTTGGCTTGGCCATACCGGGCATGAGCCACTATATTGCTTCAAAAATGGGAATTATCGGATTCATGAGAGGTCTGGCCAATGATGTTGCAAACGACGGTATTACCGCGAACGCGGTTTTGCCGGGCCTGACGAATACAGTGGCAATCCGACCTCAGTCGGAAGAGCAAAAGCGCTCCACGTGGAAACAGCAGGCGATCAAACGGCTCGGGAAACCCGAGGATGTCACTGGCGCAGTTCTATTTTTGACAAGCAACGATGCTGCATTCATCACAGGGCAGGTAATAGTGGTAGACGGAGGTCAGTATCGCATCGGGTAG
- a CDS encoding aldehyde dehydrogenase family protein: protein MRGWVDCRSTIGPMVNQKQFERVQDYIRIGIEEGAALLTGGTGKPTGLEAGNFVKATIFTNVKNSMRIAQEEIFGPVLSIIPYKDEADAIAIANDSPYGLAAYITAGDKARAYRIANQLDAGRVCINGEFHDPLAPFGGFKQSGYGREFGVFGLEAYLEPKAIIG from the coding sequence ATGCGTGGCTGGGTGGATTGCCGATCCACCATCGGCCCCATGGTCAACCAGAAGCAATTCGAGCGTGTACAGGACTACATCCGTATCGGCATTGAAGAAGGCGCCGCCTTGCTCACTGGCGGCACGGGCAAGCCAACTGGTCTGGAGGCTGGCAACTTCGTCAAAGCCACCATTTTTACCAACGTGAAGAACTCCATGCGCATTGCGCAAGAGGAAATCTTTGGCCCCGTGCTGTCGATCATCCCGTATAAAGATGAAGCGGACGCCATTGCCATCGCCAACGACAGCCCCTATGGCTTGGCGGCCTATATCACCGCAGGCGACAAGGCGCGCGCATACCGTATCGCTAACCAGCTTGATGCTGGCCGCGTGTGCATTAATGGCGAGTTCCATGACCCACTGGCCCCGTTCGGTGGCTTCAAGCAGTCGGGTTACGGGCGGGAGTTCGGCGTGTTTGGATTGGAGGCATATCTGGAACCCAAAGCAATTATCGGGTAA
- a CDS encoding isochorismatase family protein, whose translation MKIDHIQKSHYEHLTRDNAVLLIVDHQVGLYTGIRDIDTMQLKHNIVGLAKAAQALKIPIIVTTTTERMWGPMIPELQEALPGNHHIERTTVNAWDDPRVVAAVKATGRKKLVITGISADVCLAFPAISALTDGYSTYAVVDASGSFTKEQSDLGVMRMVQAGVIPVGYSNVAVEILGDNAAPEASAVYGALNMPFAGLVYNLNQYFSHK comes from the coding sequence ATGAAAATCGATCATATCCAGAAGTCCCATTATGAGCACTTGACGCGGGACAACGCTGTACTGCTCATTGTCGACCATCAGGTGGGCTTGTATACCGGGATTCGTGACATCGACACGATGCAGTTGAAACACAACATTGTCGGCCTCGCGAAGGCTGCCCAAGCGCTCAAGATCCCGATCATTGTGACGACCACCACCGAAAGAATGTGGGGGCCGATGATCCCGGAACTGCAGGAAGCGTTGCCCGGGAACCATCATATCGAGCGGACGACTGTCAATGCCTGGGATGACCCGCGCGTGGTGGCGGCGGTGAAGGCAACTGGTCGCAAGAAACTGGTCATTACCGGTATCTCGGCCGACGTCTGCTTAGCGTTTCCGGCGATTTCCGCCTTGACCGATGGCTATAGCACCTACGCTGTCGTCGATGCTTCCGGTAGCTTCACTAAGGAGCAGTCGGACCTCGGTGTGATGCGAATGGTGCAAGCCGGTGTCATTCCGGTCGGATATTCGAATGTGGCTGTCGAGATTCTGGGCGACAATGCGGCTCCCGAAGCATCGGCTGTTTATGGGGCATTGAACATGCCGTTCGCGGGCCTGGTCTACAACCTGAACCAGTACTTCTCGCACAAGTAA
- a CDS encoding glutathione S-transferase family protein: MSNSILYTMPGTCALAPNIAVAWLNAPVTIKTMAHGDQKKEEYLSINPKGKVPALQFDDGDVLTEAAAILAYLGAEYGKEGYARNEKLGRKEAEALSYMTSEVHATYGPHFAAQAFADSDLAQKEIKAKTYEKLATHYARMEGSLAAAGDWYLKDRSFADAYLYVLTRWIEQTPLSIDNYPNLKKHRARMEADEGVKLALQRQNMEPLSYLT, from the coding sequence ATGAGTAACTCCATTCTTTATACTATGCCGGGTACCTGTGCGCTGGCACCCAACATTGCCGTCGCTTGGCTGAATGCCCCTGTGACGATTAAAACGATGGCACATGGAGATCAAAAAAAAGAAGAGTATCTGTCTATCAACCCAAAAGGTAAGGTGCCGGCCCTGCAATTTGACGACGGCGACGTATTAACTGAAGCCGCGGCGATTCTGGCATATCTTGGCGCCGAATACGGCAAAGAGGGCTATGCGCGCAATGAGAAGCTGGGGCGCAAGGAAGCCGAAGCGCTGAGTTACATGACTTCGGAAGTTCACGCAACGTATGGTCCCCACTTCGCAGCACAGGCGTTCGCAGACAGTGATTTGGCCCAAAAAGAAATCAAGGCCAAAACGTACGAAAAGCTGGCAACGCATTACGCTCGCATGGAGGGGAGTCTAGCAGCCGCCGGTGACTGGTATCTGAAGGATCGGAGTTTTGCCGATGCCTATCTCTATGTACTCACGCGATGGATCGAACAGACCCCACTATCCATCGATAATTATCCAAATCTGAAAAAACATCGTGCGCGAATGGAGGCTGATGAAGGCGTGAAGCTCGCTTTGCAACGCCAAAATATGGAGCCGTTGTCATACCTCACATAA
- a CDS encoding YicC/YloC family endoribonuclease, producing the protein MTGYAVVARELPQGSLNLELRSVNNRYLDIQFRLPDEFRLLEVTMREFLTARLNRGKIECRVSFSGIASTEDLQHINADLLQKLLALNRTVRAALPDAHGLEVADILRWPGMLRANSLPAESLREPCLELLAVALHELAAARAREGEKLKVVLLERLSRMRSLAAEVAPRIPALLVAFQEKIKARLHDAMINCDDERIRQELTLFAGKIDVDEELSRLQAHFEEVERVLRKGGAVGKRLDFLMQELNREANTVGSKSVDAEVSKISIELKVLIEQMREQVQNLE; encoded by the coding sequence ATGACCGGCTATGCCGTGGTTGCCCGCGAATTGCCACAAGGTTCACTGAATCTGGAGCTGCGCTCGGTTAATAACCGCTATCTGGATATCCAGTTCCGCCTGCCTGACGAATTCCGCTTGCTGGAAGTGACGATGCGTGAATTTCTGACCGCCCGGCTGAATCGTGGAAAAATCGAATGCCGCGTAAGCTTTTCCGGGATCGCGAGTACCGAAGATCTGCAGCATATCAACGCTGACCTGTTGCAAAAACTACTGGCGCTGAACCGTACCGTCAGGGCTGCGTTACCCGACGCCCACGGCCTCGAGGTGGCAGATATCCTTCGCTGGCCCGGAATGTTGAGGGCCAATTCACTGCCGGCAGAGAGCCTGCGCGAACCTTGCCTGGAATTGCTGGCCGTTGCCCTGCATGAGTTGGCGGCGGCACGTGCCCGGGAAGGCGAAAAACTTAAAGTCGTCCTGCTTGAGCGCCTCTCCAGGATGCGTTCCCTGGCAGCTGAAGTGGCACCGCGTATTCCTGCCTTGCTTGTGGCATTTCAGGAAAAGATCAAAGCCCGTTTGCACGATGCCATGATAAATTGCGATGATGAGCGTATCCGGCAAGAACTGACGTTGTTCGCCGGCAAAATCGATGTAGACGAGGAACTGTCCCGCCTGCAGGCTCATTTTGAAGAAGTGGAACGGGTCTTACGCAAAGGCGGCGCAGTCGGCAAACGGCTGGATTTCCTGATGCAGGAGCTCAACCGCGAAGCCAACACGGTGGGCTCAAAATCGGTAGATGCGGAAGTATCGAAAATTTCCATCGAACTCAAAGTCCTGATCGAGCAAATGCGTGAGCAGGTGCAGAATCTGGAGTGA
- the rph gene encoding ribonuclease PH, with amino-acid sequence MRPSNRTPAQLRPVQITRHYTKHAEGAVLIECGDTRILCTASLDEKVPSFLRGKGQGWLTAEYGMLPRSTNERMQREAAKGKQSGRTMEIQRLIGRALRSVMDLTKLGERTIQIDCDVIQADGGTRTASITGAFVALHDAVEKLLHQQMIEATPILGHVAAVSVGMYEGVPVLDLDYLEDSCCDTDMNVVMTGDSGLVEMQGTAEGAPFSRHDLDAMVDLAQQGIQELIAIQKAVLAAR; translated from the coding sequence ATGCGTCCCAGCAATCGCACGCCGGCTCAACTTCGTCCGGTTCAAATTACCCGCCATTACACCAAGCATGCAGAAGGGGCGGTGCTGATCGAGTGTGGCGATACCAGGATATTATGTACAGCCAGCCTGGATGAGAAAGTACCCTCGTTTCTACGTGGAAAAGGGCAGGGCTGGCTCACTGCGGAATATGGCATGCTCCCACGTTCCACTAACGAGCGCATGCAGCGCGAAGCAGCCAAGGGCAAGCAATCCGGGCGCACGATGGAAATCCAGCGCCTCATCGGGCGCGCATTACGCTCAGTAATGGATTTGACGAAACTGGGCGAGCGCACCATCCAGATCGATTGCGATGTCATCCAGGCCGATGGTGGTACACGCACCGCCAGCATTACCGGGGCTTTTGTCGCGCTGCATGATGCGGTAGAAAAGCTGTTACACCAGCAGATGATAGAAGCTACGCCGATACTCGGTCATGTTGCAGCGGTCTCGGTCGGCATGTACGAAGGCGTGCCAGTGCTCGACCTCGATTATCTTGAAGACTCCTGCTGCGACACCGACATGAACGTCGTCATGACCGGCGATTCTGGTCTGGTGGAAATGCAGGGAACTGCGGAAGGGGCTCCGTTCAGCCGCCACGACCTGGACGCCATGGTAGATCTGGCGCAGCAGGGGATACAGGAATTGATCGCAATTCAAAAAGCGGTATTGGCCGCCCGATAA
- the rdgB gene encoding RdgB/HAM1 family non-canonical purine NTP pyrophosphatase, producing MQKLVIASSNSGKLREIGQLLQPLGIEVLPQSAFNVTESEEPYCTFIENALVKARHASRCTGLPALADDSGICVSALNGKPGILSARYAGEPRSDERNNQKLVDVLTDETDRKAHYYCVIVLLRHPDDPQPLIADGSWHGEIVLRPRGTGGFGYDPYFFLPDLGKTAAELSAEQKNRISHRGKALARLVERISEETL from the coding sequence ATGCAAAAACTGGTAATCGCCAGCAGTAATTCGGGTAAGTTGCGGGAAATCGGCCAACTGCTGCAGCCGCTGGGGATCGAGGTATTGCCCCAGTCTGCGTTCAATGTTACTGAATCGGAAGAGCCGTATTGCACTTTCATCGAAAATGCTCTCGTCAAGGCGCGCCATGCCAGCAGATGCACCGGGCTGCCGGCTCTGGCGGATGATTCGGGTATTTGCGTGAGCGCCTTAAATGGCAAACCAGGCATTCTATCGGCACGGTACGCGGGAGAGCCCAGGTCGGACGAGCGCAATAATCAGAAGCTGGTCGATGTGTTGACAGACGAAACCGACCGCAAAGCTCACTATTATTGCGTAATCGTGCTCTTGCGCCACCCCGACGACCCGCAGCCCCTTATTGCCGATGGAAGCTGGCATGGCGAAATTGTGCTTCGGCCGCGCGGGACCGGAGGCTTTGGATACGATCCTTATTTTTTTCTGCCGGACCTCGGTAAAACTGCTGCGGAGCTTTCGGCAGAGCAGAAGAATCGAATTAGCCACCGCGGTAAAGCACTGGCTCGGCTCGTTGAACGAATCAGCGAAGAAACGCTCTGA
- the hemW gene encoding radical SAM family heme chaperone HemW, with protein MTTIISPALILGSQSPKLKSLPPLSLYIHIPWCMKKCPYCDFNSHEVRDQDGVPEAEYVAALIRDLEAALPQVWGRKVISVFFGGGTPSLFSAGSIDEILGAVRALLPLELFAEVTLEANPGTFEAQKFADFRAAGINRLSIGIQSFNPRHLKSLGRIHDDNDAQRAVEIARKNFDNVNLDLMYGLPNQTLEEAHNDIETAIRCDVTHISAYHLTLEPNTLFHRYPPPLPDDDLAAEMQIMAEQTLAQKGYINYETSAFARLGRESHHNMNYWLFGDYLGIGAGAHSKISFADRIVRQIRYKQPREYLAKTAQATPDAGPPVMEQHEVGRNDRGFEFMMNALRLTKGFATEMFTERTGLPITRIQRQLDEAEQRGLITRDYRCIAPTLTGRRFLNDLLQIFLPEKSND; from the coding sequence ATGACAACAATTATTTCTCCTGCACTCATACTGGGTTCTCAGTCGCCGAAGCTGAAATCGCTGCCCCCGTTAAGCCTGTACATTCATATCCCATGGTGCATGAAAAAATGCCCCTATTGCGATTTCAACTCCCATGAGGTTCGCGATCAGGATGGCGTGCCCGAGGCTGAGTATGTGGCGGCGCTTATTCGTGACCTGGAAGCGGCGCTGCCGCAAGTTTGGGGTCGCAAGGTGATCAGCGTGTTTTTCGGCGGCGGCACCCCAAGCCTGTTCAGTGCCGGGTCCATAGACGAAATCCTCGGTGCCGTACGGGCTTTGCTGCCGCTCGAACTTTTCGCCGAGGTGACGCTGGAAGCCAATCCCGGCACTTTCGAGGCGCAAAAATTCGCCGATTTTCGCGCAGCGGGGATCAATCGTTTATCTATCGGCATCCAGAGCTTCAACCCCAGGCATCTTAAATCTCTGGGTCGAATACACGACGACAATGATGCGCAGCGGGCCGTTGAGATCGCTCGGAAAAATTTCGACAATGTGAATCTCGATCTGATGTATGGCCTGCCGAACCAGACGCTGGAGGAAGCCCACAACGATATCGAGACCGCGATCAGGTGTGATGTTACGCACATCTCGGCCTATCATCTGACGCTGGAACCCAACACGCTGTTTCATCGCTATCCGCCGCCATTGCCCGACGATGATCTGGCCGCGGAAATGCAGATAATGGCCGAGCAAACACTCGCGCAGAAAGGCTATATCAATTATGAAACTTCAGCATTTGCCCGATTGGGCCGAGAATCGCATCACAACATGAACTACTGGTTATTCGGCGATTATCTTGGGATCGGGGCAGGTGCGCATAGCAAGATAAGCTTTGCCGACAGGATCGTGCGCCAGATACGCTACAAGCAACCCAGGGAGTACCTCGCCAAAACCGCCCAGGCCACACCGGATGCCGGCCCGCCTGTCATGGAACAGCATGAGGTAGGGCGGAACGACCGTGGGTTTGAATTCATGATGAACGCGCTACGTCTTACGAAAGGCTTTGCCACGGAAATGTTCACGGAACGTACTGGCCTGCCCATCACCCGCATCCAACGCCAGCTTGACGAGGCCGAGCAACGAGGCCTGATTACACGCGATTATCGATGCATTGCGCCTACGCTCACCGGCAGGCGCTTTTTGAATGATCTGTTGCAAATCTTCCTTCCCGAGAAAAGCAACGACTAG
- the trmB gene encoding tRNA (guanosine(46)-N7)-methyltransferase TrmB — protein sequence MAEHRPIRSFVLRQGRVSNAQRRAHETLMPLYGVSFTKSAAASLLDLETIFGRYAPRFLEIGFGMGETTAVIANAHPQNDYLAVEVHTPGVGSLLKQIEELELTNIRIVQHDVVEVLQHALPPECLDGVHIFFPDPWPKARHHKRRLIQPEFVELLCRHLKPGGYIHAATDWEEYADQILRVLCGESRLANTVVDYASRPEYRPLTKFEQRGLRLGHGVWDLIFRKK from the coding sequence ATGGCAGAGCATCGTCCCATCCGAAGCTTTGTTCTGCGCCAGGGTCGTGTCTCGAATGCGCAGCGTCGCGCTCACGAAACATTGATGCCTCTATATGGCGTTTCGTTCACCAAAAGCGCTGCGGCAAGTCTGCTCGATCTCGAAACTATCTTCGGCAGGTATGCGCCCCGATTCCTGGAGATTGGCTTCGGCATGGGTGAGACGACGGCCGTTATCGCCAACGCGCATCCACAGAACGATTATCTCGCTGTTGAGGTTCACACACCCGGCGTCGGCAGTTTGCTCAAGCAAATCGAAGAACTTGAGCTGACGAATATACGCATTGTCCAGCATGACGTAGTGGAAGTGCTGCAGCACGCATTGCCGCCGGAATGCCTGGACGGCGTGCACATCTTTTTTCCCGACCCTTGGCCCAAAGCCCGACACCACAAACGCCGATTGATACAACCGGAATTCGTTGAGCTGCTGTGCCGGCATCTGAAGCCCGGTGGTTATATCCACGCCGCGACCGATTGGGAGGAATATGCGGATCAAATATTGCGGGTATTGTGCGGTGAATCGCGGCTGGCCAATACCGTTGTGGATTACGCGTCACGCCCGGAATACCGGCCTTTGACCAAATTCGAACAGCGTGGTTTGCGGTTAGGACACGGGGTGTGGGATTTGATATTCCGAAAAAAGTAA